One Tolypothrix bouteillei VB521301 DNA window includes the following coding sequences:
- a CDS encoding metal-sensing transcriptional repressor, giving the protein MNGSTRLPKQSLPISQQEEDLFCDNSNHENTQHHHKHEHSVHSHVHSEESLRRIVNRLSRIEGHIRGIKTMVQQSSPCPDVLLQIAAVRGALDRVARIVLDEHLTDCIGRAAKEGNIEDELEHLKAALDRFLP; this is encoded by the coding sequence ATGAACGGATCGACTCGATTACCCAAACAATCCTTACCTATCTCCCAACAGGAAGAGGATTTATTTTGTGACAATAGCAATCACGAGAACACACAGCACCATCACAAGCACGAACATTCGGTTCATTCACACGTTCATAGTGAAGAGTCTTTGCGGCGAATTGTCAATCGTCTATCACGTATAGAAGGACACATTCGAGGCATTAAGACAATGGTACAGCAAAGCAGCCCTTGTCCTGATGTGTTGTTGCAAATTGCTGCTGTTAGAGGAGCTTTAGATCGGGTAGCAAGAATTGTTTTAGATGAGCATTTAACAGATTGTATTGGTAGAGCGGCAAAAGAGGGCAATATTGAAGATGAACTCGAACACCTTAAGGCGGCGTTAGATCGATTTTTGCCTTGA
- the tnpA gene encoding IS200/IS605 family transposase, with the protein MRSNFTQLYLHCVWATWDRLPLITLDIQQQIYAVIIKECTQLECTVIAIGGIEDHIHLLVRFPTTLNIAQLIKQIKGSSSHFVTHEINPGKFFKWQGGYGAFTVSHNGIDNIADYIRNQPLHHKKKSIVSDWELTPTASV; encoded by the coding sequence ATGCGTTCAAATTTTACCCAGTTATATTTACATTGTGTCTGGGCAACTTGGGATAGATTGCCTCTAATTACACTGGATATTCAGCAACAAATTTATGCAGTAATTATTAAGGAATGCACTCAACTAGAATGTACGGTAATTGCCATTGGAGGTATTGAAGATCATATTCATTTACTAGTAAGGTTTCCTACTACTCTAAATATAGCTCAATTAATAAAACAAATTAAAGGTAGCTCTTCCCATTTTGTAACTCATGAAATTAACCCAGGGAAATTTTTTAAATGGCAAGGTGGGTATGGAGCATTTACAGTCAGTCATAATGGTATAGATAACATAGCCGACTATATTAGAAATCAGCCCCTTCATCATAAGAAAAAATCAATAGTTTCTGATTGGGAGTTAACTCCTACAGCATCGGTATAG